The Chitinophaga pinensis DSM 2588 region GCATAGATCAGCGATTCAGTGATAAGATCTTCGAAATTTTTCAAAGGCTACACAGTAAGTCAGCTTATGAAGGGACCGGCATTGGTCTCGCACACTGTAAAAAGATTGTAGCCATGCACAATGGCAGGATCTGGGTCGACTCTATTCCTGGTGAAGGCAGCAAGTTCTATTTTATTATTTCGGTATAACCAACCAACCACTAACCCGGCATGAACAGGAAACTCAACTCCATTTTGCTCATCGAAGACGATGAAGCAACTAATTTCATTAATCAGATGGTGATAAAACGTCTGGATTGTACTGACCATGTACATGTTTCATGGAATGGCGCCGACGCCCTGGATTATCTGAAAAACTGTGTGGCAAGAGCTACCTGTCAGCAACCAGAACTGATACTGCTGGACATCAATATGCCGGGCCTGAATGGCTGGGAATTCCTGGATGAATATGAAAAACTGGAACCGCATGAAAAAGGGAAGATTGTCGTGGTGATGCTGACGACCTCTCTCAATCCCGAAGACAGACACAGAGCCAGTCGTAACCCCTGCGTCGCCGGTTTTAAAAACAAACCCCTCACCCCCTCACTGATGCAAGAAATCTTAAAACAATTCTTTCCGCTATAACCAGCCCCGTTCTTTCCAGGCAGCTATCGTCGCACCTGTTGCTCCACATTCGCGCAGCACATCCTCAAAGTCCTCCATTTCCGCACCCCAGTCTACCGCATAAGCCGTAAACTCCTCACTTACGGGTATACGCCCG contains the following coding sequences:
- a CDS encoding response regulator, which translates into the protein MNRKLNSILLIEDDEATNFINQMVIKRLDCTDHVHVSWNGADALDYLKNCVARATCQQPELILLDINMPGLNGWEFLDEYEKLEPHEKGKIVVVMLTTSLNPEDRHRASRNPCVAGFKNKPLTPSLMQEILKQFFPL